From Pandoraea vervacti, the proteins below share one genomic window:
- the gph gene encoding phosphoglycolate phosphatase (PGP is an essential enzyme in the glycolate salvage pathway in higher organisms (photorespiration in plants). Phosphoglycolate results from the oxidase activity of RubisCO in the Calvin cycle when concentrations of carbon dioxide are low relative to oxygen. This enzyme is a member of the Haloacid Dehalogenase (HAD) superfamily of aspartate-nucleophile hydrolase enzymes (PF00702).) yields the protein MFEPPARVPDSLLDTPVPTLLHGDIRAVLFDLDGTLADTAPDLVAAVNKVRTDRGLPPGPYETLRLQASHGARGLIGSAFGVTPEDAAFASLRDAFLANYEAALCVQSHLFEGIPALLAALTERGMPWGIVTNKAARLTNPLVKLLGLSDNAACVVSGDTTPHSKPHPAPLLYASECLGIAPAQIVYVGDDLRDVQAGKAAGMATVAAAYGYCGDSLAPTQWQADAVVERAGAIAPLVMSAV from the coding sequence ATGTTCGAGCCCCCCGCCCGAGTCCCTGACTCCCTCCTCGACACCCCCGTGCCGACACTATTGCATGGCGACATTCGCGCCGTGCTGTTCGACCTCGACGGCACGCTCGCCGACACGGCGCCCGATCTCGTCGCGGCGGTCAATAAAGTGCGTACAGACCGCGGTTTGCCGCCCGGACCTTATGAAACGCTGCGGTTGCAGGCGTCGCATGGCGCTCGCGGACTGATTGGCAGTGCGTTCGGTGTCACGCCGGAGGATGCGGCCTTTGCGTCGCTGAGAGACGCCTTTCTTGCCAATTACGAAGCCGCATTGTGCGTGCAGAGCCATTTGTTCGAAGGCATCCCCGCCCTGCTCGCGGCGCTCACCGAGCGCGGCATGCCGTGGGGCATCGTGACCAACAAGGCAGCGCGCCTGACCAACCCGCTCGTGAAATTGCTGGGGCTTTCGGACAACGCCGCCTGCGTGGTTTCGGGCGACACCACGCCGCACAGCAAACCGCATCCCGCACCATTGTTGTACGCATCGGAGTGCTTGGGCATTGCGCCGGCACAGATCGTGTACGTCGGAGACGATCTACGCGACGTGCAGGCAGGCAAAGCGGCCGGGATGGCCACGGTGGCCGCGGCCTACGGCTATTGCGGCGACTCGCTCGCGCCTACCCAGTGGCAGGCCGATGCCGTCGTCGAACGCGCGGGCGCGATCGCCCCGCTGGTGATGTCGGCGGTTTAA
- the ubiG gene encoding bifunctional 2-polyprenyl-6-hydroxyphenol methylase/3-demethylubiquinol 3-O-methyltransferase UbiG, whose translation MMNADPQELNKFSELAHRWWDPHSEFKPLHEINPLRLDWIEQHVPLQGKRVLDIGCGGGILSESMARQGARVKGIDLSKKALGVADLHSLEAGLNIEYEEIAAEALAARDAGTYDVVTCMEMLEHVPSPASIVAACATLVKPGGHVFFSTLNRNPKAWLLAVVGAEYVLRMLPRGTHDYAKFIRPSELASFTRASGLTLRDMRGLSYNPISKRYSINRDTDVNYMIACTRDA comes from the coding sequence GTGATGAACGCCGATCCGCAAGAACTCAATAAATTCAGTGAACTGGCCCACCGCTGGTGGGATCCGCACAGCGAATTCAAACCGCTGCACGAGATCAACCCGTTGCGCCTCGACTGGATCGAACAACACGTGCCGCTGCAAGGCAAGCGCGTGCTCGATATCGGCTGCGGCGGCGGCATCCTCTCCGAATCGATGGCCCGCCAGGGCGCTCGCGTGAAGGGCATCGATCTGTCGAAGAAAGCGCTTGGCGTGGCGGATCTGCACAGCCTCGAAGCGGGCCTGAACATCGAATACGAAGAAATCGCCGCCGAGGCGCTTGCCGCGCGAGACGCCGGAACGTACGACGTCGTGACCTGCATGGAAATGCTGGAACACGTGCCCTCCCCCGCATCGATCGTGGCCGCTTGCGCCACGCTCGTGAAACCGGGCGGTCACGTGTTCTTCTCCACGCTCAACCGCAATCCGAAGGCCTGGCTGCTGGCCGTCGTCGGTGCCGAGTATGTCTTGCGCATGTTGCCGCGCGGCACGCATGACTACGCCAAGTTCATTCGCCCGTCGGAACTGGCATCGTTCACCCGTGCCAGCGGCCTCACTCTGCGCGACATGCGTGGTCTGTCCTACAATCCGATCAGCAAGCGTTACTCGATCAATCGCGACACCGACGTCAACTACATGATCGCGTGCACACGCGACGCCTGA
- the ald gene encoding alanine dehydrogenase yields MKIGVPKEIKNHEYRVGMTPAAVREVVARGHEVWIESQAGEGIGMDDTIYAAAGARIAANAVDVFDRAELIVKVKEPQAIERARLRPHHTLFTYLHLAPDAEQTRDLIKSGATCIAYETVTSASGGLPLLAPMSEVAGRMSIQAGATALEKTHGGLGLLLSGVPGVEAGKVVILGGGVVGTNAATVAVGIGAQVIVIDKSVDALRRISAQFGGRVQTVYSTQHAIESHLRDADLVIGGVLIPGAAAPKLITRAMLGLMRRGSVIVDVAIDQGGCCETSHPTTHADPVYVVDGVVHYCVANMPGGVPRTSTFALNNVTLPFILQLADHGAVAAMRADPHLLAGLNVARGMVTNRGVADALGLVYHDPNAVLANLPAAA; encoded by the coding sequence ATGAAGATCGGTGTACCCAAGGAGATCAAGAACCACGAATATCGCGTAGGCATGACGCCCGCAGCCGTACGCGAAGTGGTGGCACGCGGGCACGAGGTGTGGATCGAGTCGCAAGCCGGCGAAGGTATCGGCATGGACGATACGATCTACGCCGCTGCCGGTGCACGCATCGCCGCCAACGCCGTCGATGTCTTCGACCGTGCCGAGCTGATCGTCAAGGTCAAGGAACCTCAAGCGATCGAACGCGCACGCTTGCGCCCCCACCACACACTGTTCACCTATCTTCACCTCGCCCCCGACGCGGAACAGACGCGCGACCTGATCAAGAGCGGAGCCACGTGCATTGCGTATGAAACTGTGACGTCCGCGAGCGGCGGCCTGCCGTTGCTCGCGCCCATGTCAGAGGTCGCAGGCCGCATGTCGATTCAGGCAGGCGCCACGGCACTCGAGAAAACACACGGGGGACTGGGCTTGCTGCTCTCAGGCGTCCCGGGCGTGGAAGCCGGCAAAGTCGTCATTCTGGGTGGCGGCGTCGTCGGCACCAATGCCGCGACGGTTGCGGTCGGGATCGGCGCGCAGGTGATCGTCATCGATAAATCGGTCGACGCCTTGCGCCGCATCAGCGCACAGTTCGGCGGCCGCGTGCAGACCGTCTATTCGACGCAGCACGCCATCGAAAGTCATTTGCGCGACGCCGACCTCGTCATCGGCGGCGTTCTCATTCCCGGTGCCGCAGCGCCCAAGCTCATCACGCGAGCGATGCTCGGCCTGATGCGCAGAGGCTCGGTCATCGTCGATGTCGCGATCGATCAGGGCGGATGCTGCGAGACGTCGCACCCGACCACGCACGCCGACCCGGTCTATGTTGTCGATGGCGTGGTGCATTACTGCGTCGCCAACATGCCCGGGGGCGTGCCGCGCACCTCGACCTTTGCCCTGAACAACGTGACGCTGCCGTTCATTCTTCAATTGGCCGATCATGGCGCCGTGGCCGCCATGCGCGCCGACCCCCATCTTCTCGCAGGCCTGAATGTCGCGCGCGGCATGGTGACCAACCGGGGCGTAGCCGACGCACTCGGCCTCGTCTACCACGACCCGAACGCCGTATTGGCGAATCTGCCGGCCGCCGCCTGA
- a CDS encoding D-amino acid dehydrogenase, whose protein sequence is MKVIVLGSGVIGVTSAYYLAKAGHDVTVLDRQAGPALETSFGNAGQISPGYASPWAAPGIPTKAMKWLFQKHAPLAIRPDGTLTQLKWLYQMLRNCTPERYAVNKERMVRIAEYSRDCLRELRAETGIAYEGRQAGTLQLFRTEEQLANAARDIAVLEEAGVPFELLDSKALAGAEPALATVAHKLTGGLRLPNDETGDCQLFTTRLAAMAEALGVKFRYDMPIDGLSVAGDKIEGVVCAGMLQRADAYVVALGSYSTSFLRGIVDIPVYPLKGYSITVPIVDASRAPVSTILDETYKIAVTRFDDRIRVGGMAEVVGYNKALNPARRATLEMVVNDLYPGAGNTAQASFWTGLRPMTPDGTPIVGATSLRNLFLNTGHGTLGWTMSCGSGQLLADLMSGRRPAILADDLSVARYSGASEAQAQPAFA, encoded by the coding sequence ATGAAGGTCATCGTTCTCGGCAGCGGCGTCATCGGCGTTACCAGCGCCTACTACCTGGCAAAGGCCGGACATGACGTCACGGTGCTCGATCGTCAAGCGGGTCCGGCGCTCGAAACCAGCTTCGGCAACGCCGGCCAGATCTCGCCCGGTTACGCGTCGCCGTGGGCGGCTCCGGGGATTCCGACCAAGGCCATGAAATGGCTGTTCCAGAAGCACGCACCGCTCGCCATTCGCCCGGACGGCACGCTCACGCAATTGAAGTGGCTCTATCAGATGCTGCGCAATTGCACGCCCGAGCGTTATGCCGTCAATAAGGAACGCATGGTGCGAATCGCTGAATACAGCCGCGACTGCTTGCGCGAACTGCGGGCCGAAACGGGGATCGCCTATGAAGGCCGTCAGGCCGGCACGCTGCAACTCTTCCGTACGGAAGAGCAACTGGCCAATGCCGCGCGCGACATTGCCGTACTCGAAGAGGCAGGCGTGCCGTTCGAGTTACTCGATAGTAAGGCGCTGGCCGGCGCCGAGCCTGCATTGGCTACCGTCGCCCATAAGTTGACCGGTGGCCTGCGCCTGCCGAACGACGAGACCGGCGATTGCCAGTTGTTCACCACGCGACTGGCGGCCATGGCCGAAGCGCTTGGCGTGAAGTTCCGTTACGACATGCCGATCGATGGACTCAGCGTGGCTGGCGACAAGATCGAGGGCGTGGTTTGCGCGGGGATGCTCCAACGTGCGGACGCCTACGTCGTTGCGCTCGGTTCGTATTCCACCTCGTTCCTGCGCGGCATCGTTGACATCCCCGTGTATCCGCTCAAGGGGTACTCGATCACCGTGCCAATCGTCGACGCCTCGCGCGCTCCGGTCTCGACCATCCTGGATGAAACCTACAAGATCGCCGTGACGCGTTTCGACGACCGCATCCGCGTTGGCGGCATGGCCGAAGTCGTCGGATACAACAAGGCGCTCAATCCGGCACGTCGCGCTACGCTCGAAATGGTGGTCAACGACCTTTATCCGGGCGCCGGCAATACGGCACAAGCGTCTTTCTGGACGGGCTTGCGCCCCATGACACCGGACGGTACGCCGATTGTCGGTGCCACGTCGCTGCGTAATCTGTTCCTGAATACCGGACACGGGACGCTGGGGTGGACGATGTCGTGCGGCTCGGGTCAGTTGCTGGCCGATCTGATGTCCGGACGTCGCCCCGCCATCCTTGCGGACGACCTGTCCGTGGCGCGCTACAGCGGCGCGTCGGAGGCGCAGGCCCAACCGGCCTTCGCCTGA
- a CDS encoding Lrp/AsnC ligand binding domain-containing protein, whose protein sequence is MRVQQQSVRTLDRLDRRILTLLQQDGRMSMKDLSEQVGLSITPCIERVKRMERDGVIMGYFARVNPAALGAALLVFVEITLDHKSGNMFDQFRREVLRIPEVMECHLISGDFDYLIKARIREMSEYRKLLGDILLQLPGAVQSKSYVVMEEIKETLTVHIEE, encoded by the coding sequence ATGAGAGTGCAGCAGCAATCGGTTCGCACGCTGGACCGGCTCGATCGGCGGATTCTGACGCTGCTCCAGCAAGACGGCCGGATGTCCATGAAGGACCTGTCCGAACAGGTGGGCCTGTCGATAACACCGTGTATCGAACGCGTGAAGCGCATGGAACGCGATGGCGTGATCATGGGGTACTTCGCCCGAGTGAACCCGGCGGCGCTCGGGGCGGCATTGCTGGTTTTCGTGGAGATCACGCTGGATCACAAGTCCGGCAACATGTTCGATCAGTTTCGCCGGGAGGTGCTGCGCATTCCGGAAGTCATGGAGTGTCACCTGATCTCCGGCGACTTCGACTACCTGATCAAGGCGCGAATTCGTGAGATGTCCGAGTACCGCAAGTTGCTGGGCGACATTCTTTTGCAACTGCCGGGTGCCGTGCAGTCGAAAAGCTACGTGGTGATGGAGGAGATCAAGGAAACGCTCACGGTGCACATCGAGGAGTGA
- a CDS encoding PA0069 family radical SAM protein, protein MASSFAPPPSRKGRGATANLESRFSEFRRESDENRHESDAAQECEVKFVTQVALETARTIISRNTSPDIPFDRSINPYRGCEHGCTYCFARPTHAYLGLSPGLDFETRLYAKHNAAERLDAELRKRGYQPALLALGANTDPYQPIEREYGITRGVLEVLERFGHPVGITTKSALVTRDIDILSRMAERGLARVFISVGTLDAEIARKMEPRANTPPKRIEAIRKLTSAGIPTGVIVAPIVPALTDFDIERVLTTAAAAGATYAGYVMLRLPREVHDVFVDWLEANYPLRARHVISLIEQVRDGKHNSAEFGTRMRGTGLHAELIRQRFHLAARKLGLNQARPPLRVDQFRVPDRPPGDLVTNGRDTSVGTTTRRGSTGPESTGKVDPQLPLF, encoded by the coding sequence ATGGCATCCTCATTCGCGCCGCCCCCGTCGCGCAAGGGCCGAGGCGCTACGGCCAATCTCGAATCGCGCTTCTCCGAATTTCGTCGCGAAAGCGACGAGAATCGCCACGAATCAGACGCGGCCCAGGAATGCGAAGTCAAATTCGTCACCCAGGTCGCGCTGGAGACCGCACGAACGATTATTTCCCGCAACACGTCGCCCGACATTCCATTCGACCGCTCGATCAATCCCTATCGAGGGTGCGAGCACGGCTGCACGTACTGCTTTGCGCGGCCAACACACGCCTATCTCGGCCTTTCCCCAGGACTCGACTTCGAAACGCGTCTGTACGCCAAGCACAACGCCGCCGAACGTCTCGATGCCGAATTGCGCAAGCGCGGATACCAACCCGCCCTGCTCGCACTGGGCGCGAACACCGACCCCTACCAACCGATAGAGCGGGAGTACGGCATCACGCGAGGTGTGCTTGAAGTGCTTGAGCGCTTTGGCCACCCGGTGGGCATTACCACCAAATCCGCACTTGTCACTCGGGACATCGACATCCTGTCGCGGATGGCCGAGCGCGGACTTGCCAGGGTTTTCATTTCGGTGGGAACGCTCGACGCGGAGATCGCTCGCAAGATGGAGCCCCGCGCCAATACGCCGCCCAAGCGTATCGAAGCCATTCGCAAGTTGACGAGCGCCGGCATCCCGACAGGCGTGATCGTGGCACCGATCGTGCCCGCCCTCACCGACTTCGACATCGAACGTGTCCTAACGACGGCAGCCGCAGCGGGTGCGACGTACGCCGGCTACGTGATGTTGCGACTTCCGAGAGAAGTTCATGACGTATTCGTCGATTGGCTCGAAGCCAATTACCCATTGCGGGCGCGCCATGTGATAAGCCTGATCGAGCAAGTCCGCGATGGCAAACACAATAGTGCCGAGTTTGGAACGCGTATGCGGGGGACTGGCCTGCATGCCGAGTTGATTCGCCAGCGCTTCCACCTGGCAGCCCGCAAGTTGGGACTAAACCAGGCGCGCCCGCCATTGAGAGTGGATCAGTTTCGCGTGCCCGACCGACCGCCCGGCGATCTGGTCACGAACGGCCGCGACACGTCGGTCGGTACAACGACGCGGCGCGGTTCAACGGGCCCTGAATCCACCGGCAAAGTCGACCCGCAACTGCCGCTCTTCTGA
- a CDS encoding Rossmann-like and DUF2520 domain-containing protein: MTLTSPPLPPRPTLGFIGAGRVASALARAAVRAGYEVPVIASRRRENTERVAAALRDCHPLTVDRPGDMNAVFSRADVIFLTVPDDAIAECAEHLTPRAGQALVHCSGASEVDLLAPAAKHGGQIGGFHPLFLFAGLDDDATRLPGSAIAIEAEAPLNEVLQRLASDMGCRTLSIPAGERMRYHAGANYAASFLLCLLDEATHLWKAIGLPTEDARDAMWPLVMGTLNAARERGLSGALAGPVSRGDAGIVTRHTEALAAMGGNHATLYSLLTQRAIHLARQRPNADDTALDAIARAIAPYIPPVAPERDA; the protein is encoded by the coding sequence GTGACGCTCACTTCGCCACCACTCCCGCCCCGGCCGACGCTGGGCTTCATTGGTGCGGGACGTGTCGCCAGCGCTCTGGCGCGGGCTGCCGTCAGGGCCGGATATGAAGTGCCCGTCATTGCCAGCCGCCGCAGGGAAAACACCGAGCGTGTCGCAGCGGCGCTGCGTGATTGCCACCCACTGACCGTTGACCGCCCCGGTGACATGAACGCTGTCTTTTCGCGTGCCGACGTGATTTTTCTCACGGTTCCCGACGACGCCATTGCCGAATGCGCGGAGCACCTCACGCCTCGCGCCGGTCAGGCGCTCGTGCACTGCAGCGGAGCATCCGAAGTCGACCTGCTTGCGCCTGCAGCGAAGCACGGCGGACAAATCGGCGGATTCCATCCGCTGTTTCTCTTTGCGGGACTGGACGATGACGCAACTCGCCTGCCGGGCAGCGCGATCGCGATCGAGGCTGAAGCGCCGCTGAACGAAGTGCTTCAACGTCTCGCGAGCGACATGGGGTGTCGCACCCTGTCGATTCCTGCGGGCGAGCGTATGCGATATCACGCGGGTGCCAACTACGCCGCCAGCTTTCTGCTTTGCCTTCTCGACGAAGCAACGCATCTGTGGAAGGCGATCGGTCTCCCGACGGAAGACGCCCGAGACGCGATGTGGCCTCTCGTGATGGGGACGCTCAACGCCGCGCGCGAGCGCGGGCTCTCGGGCGCGCTGGCCGGGCCGGTGTCGCGCGGCGATGCCGGCATCGTCACCCGACACACGGAAGCGCTTGCCGCAATGGGGGGCAACCACGCGACCCTGTACTCCCTGCTCACCCAGCGAGCCATCCACCTCGCCCGGCAACGCCCCAACGCCGACGACACGGCGCTCGATGCCATTGCGCGAGCCATCGCCCCGTATATTCCCCCCGTGGCTCCCGAGCGCGACGCATAA
- a CDS encoding TM2 domain-containing protein, with product MNAVAYKSKTLTAGLAMLFGTLGLHRFYLYGLRDRFGWAHIVGSACGVAGWGLLVTSELHSPAGWVLTVLGAISLFSAFLAAIVYGLRPDERWNAQFNTRVTTKSRSGWVAVIIVSVSLFVGAMLMMVGFAVAFQTYFEIHDTPNRLSQ from the coding sequence ATGAACGCAGTCGCATACAAGTCCAAGACCCTGACCGCCGGCCTCGCCATGCTGTTCGGCACGCTGGGGCTGCATCGCTTCTATTTGTACGGCCTGCGCGATCGCTTCGGCTGGGCCCACATCGTGGGTTCTGCGTGCGGGGTGGCAGGTTGGGGGCTGCTTGTGACGAGCGAACTGCATTCCCCGGCGGGATGGGTCTTGACGGTTCTCGGCGCCATCTCGCTGTTTTCGGCGTTTCTCGCCGCGATCGTCTACGGACTTCGCCCGGATGAGCGCTGGAACGCACAATTCAACACTCGGGTCACGACCAAGTCCCGTTCGGGCTGGGTCGCCGTCATCATCGTCAGCGTGTCGTTGTTTGTCGGCGCCATGCTGATGATGGTCGGCTTCGCCGTGGCGTTCCAGACGTACTTCGAAATCCACGACACACCGAATCGCCTGTCTCAGTAG
- a CDS encoding META and DUF4377 domain-containing protein yields the protein MTQSRPSLRPASFATYVATLLVPAALLAGCAAPTGGGTSPTSGAADTTAAATGPADILGTWQLVKWEGASDAPSLPEGRVINLTFNDKGAFSGTGGCNRIFGQYTIGPGKGQVTIQPPAATRMACADSMAFESRYLKTLPSVTRFERRDTQLTLSAPNGETLTYASQTLLNRPVAGASGTTRTEDRILDVDSQMADCVGVAPRKCLRVRTADDTGKSQWELWYAHIDGFEWKPGVEYRVKIHGEPVANPPADASSMRWTLVEVLRETPAR from the coding sequence ATGACGCAAAGCCGACCCTCGCTCCGCCCCGCCTCCTTCGCCACCTATGTGGCGACCCTCCTCGTGCCGGCCGCCCTGCTAGCCGGTTGCGCCGCACCGACGGGCGGCGGCACGAGTCCGACGTCAGGCGCCGCGGATACCACCGCTGCCGCGACGGGCCCCGCCGACATTCTCGGCACGTGGCAACTCGTGAAATGGGAAGGCGCAAGCGACGCCCCGAGCCTGCCCGAAGGCCGCGTGATCAACCTCACGTTCAACGACAAGGGCGCGTTCTCCGGCACAGGCGGCTGCAATCGAATTTTCGGTCAGTACACCATCGGTCCGGGCAAGGGTCAGGTCACGATCCAGCCCCCTGCTGCGACGCGCATGGCGTGCGCGGATTCGATGGCGTTCGAGTCCCGTTATCTCAAGACGCTGCCGAGCGTGACCCGCTTTGAGCGTCGCGACACGCAATTGACACTGAGCGCGCCCAACGGCGAGACGCTGACCTACGCGTCGCAAACACTGCTCAACCGTCCGGTGGCGGGCGCGAGCGGCACGACAAGGACAGAAGACCGCATTCTGGATGTCGACTCGCAAATGGCGGATTGCGTCGGGGTAGCACCGCGTAAGTGCTTGCGCGTCCGTACGGCGGACGACACCGGAAAATCGCAGTGGGAGTTGTGGTACGCCCACATCGATGGCTTCGAGTGGAAGCCCGGCGTAGAATACCGCGTGAAAATTCACGGCGAGCCCGTGGCCAATCCGCCCGCTGACGCGTCGAGCATGCGCTGGACGCTCGTCGAAGTCCTTCGCGAAACGCCTGCCCGATAA
- a CDS encoding PQQ-dependent sugar dehydrogenase: MPRFPNGWQRLLGALLACASQLAPAREALPIEQLSLPPGFHVEVLSDQVPGARGMALGPKGTLFVGSRAQGNVYAITLDPSRAYAAKIRTIASGLNMPVGVAIRNGTLYISAVSRIVKLEDIENHLDNPGKPATVYDKLPSESHHGWRYIAFGPDQRLYVGVGAPCDACKRDENRYAMIGSMKADGTDWRIVARGVRNTVGFDWQPGTNALWFTDNGRDSLGDDIPDDELNRLTSHGEHFGFPYCHAGDIADSAFGREKACSAFTPPKAKLGAHVAALGMRFYLGKQFPEAYRGSIFIAEHGSWNRSSKVGYRVVRVALDAKGNVAKQEVFAQGWLGADESVWGRPVDLLTLPDGSLLISDDYAGAIYRITYRKP; encoded by the coding sequence ATGCCACGATTTCCCAACGGATGGCAACGCCTTCTGGGCGCGCTCCTCGCCTGCGCCTCTCAACTCGCGCCAGCGCGCGAGGCCCTTCCGATCGAGCAACTGTCACTGCCGCCCGGTTTCCACGTCGAAGTCCTCTCCGATCAAGTGCCCGGCGCGCGGGGCATGGCGTTGGGTCCGAAAGGCACTTTGTTTGTCGGAAGCCGCGCCCAGGGGAACGTCTACGCGATCACGCTCGACCCGTCGCGCGCCTACGCCGCCAAAATCCGCACGATCGCCTCGGGTCTGAACATGCCCGTGGGTGTCGCCATTCGAAATGGCACCCTCTATATCTCGGCGGTTTCACGTATCGTGAAGCTAGAGGACATTGAAAATCATCTGGACAATCCAGGCAAACCGGCGACTGTCTACGACAAGCTACCTTCGGAAAGCCACCACGGCTGGCGATACATCGCTTTCGGACCCGACCAACGCCTCTACGTCGGTGTTGGCGCCCCCTGCGATGCCTGCAAGCGAGACGAAAATCGCTACGCCATGATCGGGAGCATGAAAGCGGACGGTACCGATTGGCGTATCGTCGCCCGCGGCGTGCGCAACACCGTGGGATTCGACTGGCAACCCGGCACAAATGCGCTATGGTTCACTGACAACGGTCGCGATTCGCTGGGCGACGATATACCCGACGATGAACTCAACCGACTCACCAGTCACGGCGAGCATTTCGGATTCCCGTATTGCCATGCGGGCGACATTGCGGACTCCGCCTTCGGGCGAGAAAAAGCTTGCAGCGCTTTCACGCCGCCCAAGGCGAAACTTGGCGCTCATGTTGCAGCACTCGGCATGCGCTTCTATTTAGGCAAGCAATTCCCCGAGGCGTATCGCGGCAGTATCTTTATCGCTGAACACGGATCATGGAATCGAAGCAGCAAGGTCGGCTATCGGGTCGTACGCGTGGCCCTGGATGCGAAAGGCAATGTAGCGAAACAGGAAGTCTTCGCTCAGGGCTGGCTGGGCGCCGACGAGTCCGTGTGGGGCCGCCCCGTCGATCTGCTGACATTGCCAGACGGTTCTCTATTGATTAGCGATGACTATGCCGGCGCGATATACCGCATCACGTACCGGAAGCCTTGA
- the rpsP gene encoding 30S ribosomal protein S16 yields the protein MVVIRLARGGAKKRPFYNIVATDSRNRRDGRFIERIGFYNPVAAEGTEGLRIAQDRLTYWQGVGAQLSPTVARLIKQGAKAAA from the coding sequence ATGGTCGTTATCCGCCTGGCTCGCGGCGGCGCGAAGAAGCGCCCGTTCTACAACATCGTTGCAACCGACTCGCGTAACCGCCGCGATGGCCGCTTCATCGAGCGTATTGGCTTCTACAACCCGGTCGCTGCCGAAGGCACGGAAGGTCTGCGTATTGCTCAAGACCGTCTGACGTACTGGCAAGGCGTTGGCGCACAACTGTCGCCGACCGTGGCTCGTCTGATCAAGCAAGGCGCCAAGGCTGCTGCCTAA
- the rimM gene encoding ribosome maturation factor RimM (Essential for efficient processing of 16S rRNA): MVRTARERVPLKIGAEARRASGIRAEQVLAPVTEVPDDLVELGYIGDAYGIRGWIKVQPHTGEGEGLLSADCWYFRRPGESAYTKANVLHSRGHSGTVVAQLRGSENRTAAEALKGLQVWVPRSAFPTAGEDEFYWVDLIGAQVTNLQNELLGKVVGLLDNGVHTVLRVTYDVPAIDDKPAKTAERLIPFVGQYIQTVDTKAGRIVADWGLDY, from the coding sequence ATGGTTCGTACCGCACGTGAGCGGGTACCGCTGAAAATCGGTGCTGAAGCGCGTCGCGCCTCCGGCATACGCGCTGAGCAGGTGCTAGCCCCGGTGACCGAAGTCCCCGACGATCTCGTCGAGCTTGGTTACATCGGCGATGCCTACGGGATTCGCGGCTGGATCAAGGTGCAGCCGCACACGGGTGAGGGCGAAGGCCTCTTGTCCGCAGATTGCTGGTATTTCCGCCGCCCCGGTGAGTCGGCCTATACGAAGGCCAACGTGCTGCATAGCCGGGGGCACTCGGGCACGGTCGTCGCACAATTGCGGGGAAGCGAGAACCGCACCGCTGCCGAGGCGCTCAAGGGCCTGCAGGTCTGGGTGCCGCGAAGCGCGTTTCCGACAGCAGGTGAAGACGAGTTCTACTGGGTCGACCTGATCGGCGCTCAGGTGACGAATTTGCAGAACGAATTGCTGGGGAAGGTCGTCGGGTTGCTCGATAACGGTGTGCACACCGTATTGCGTGTGACGTACGACGTGCCTGCCATCGACGACAAGCCGGCGAAGACCGCCGAGCGCCTGATCCCGTTCGTTGGCCAGTATATTCAGACTGTCGATACCAAGGCGGGGCGCATTGTGGCCGACTGGGGTCTCGATTACTGA